Genomic segment of Nilaparvata lugens isolate BPH chromosome 6, ASM1435652v1, whole genome shotgun sequence:
TCACGAGTTGGAAGAGATCCCGCCTCCCAACGAGTCCCGTCCCGTGTTGGAGGTGTTCGAACAACTCACCTGCAGTCTGTGTCCCGACCAAGAGTTTCAGTGCTTGGAGGATTTGTCGAAACACCGCAAAACAGCTCACAACCTTGTGCCTTGCGACCTGTGCCCCAAGTTCTACGGCCGGTCGTCCCACCTGTGGAAGCACGTCAACAAGATCCACAAGAACCATCCGGACATCACTTGCAGCGTGTGCTTCCGCACGTCCGCCTCACGCAACCACCTAGCAAACCACATCGCCAAGCACCACCGGCACGAGGTGCTCTGTCAGAACTACGTCGACATTTGCGAACTCTCCAACGAGGAGGCTGTGCACAACTGTGTCAAGTGCAACAAGGTCTTCAGGAAGCATCTACTGCTGAAAAAACACATGAGACACTGCACAGGACCACCTAACCAACCAGCATCCGGACCCTCCCCTTGTGAGAGGTGCACGAAAGTGTTCGACTCCCCCATTCAGCTCAGGAAACATCTGAGGAACTCGCACTTACACTTCAGGTGTGAACTGTGTGAGGATGTGGCTCACGACTCGAGGATTGAGTTGATGGATCACATAAAAGCAGCTCACGCCGGCGATCCTAGTTTGACGTGCGATTACAAAGGCTGTGGCATGATGCTGCGTTGTACGGCTGATATGGCCAAGCACAGGAGGGAACACAGACAGGGCAGACCCCCTCCTACCTGCAGTTTCTGCGGAGAACTGACCCCCAACAAAATGAAGCTCAGAAATCACCTCAAAACCCAACACCCTCAACTAACCAAACATCTGTGTTCCATCTGTCTGGTTACTATGAAAGACTTTGACGAGCTCAGGAAACACGTTCGTTCGAAACACAAATCAATGCTCGGAAAAACAAATATCTGTCCGATTTGTGTACGCACCTACTCGAACAAGAGCAAAGTTTTGGTTCATATACGATCGCACGGCGAAGGTTTCTTTCCCTGTGAGATATGCGTGAAAGTGTTCACGGATCCCGAGAAGCACAAACGTCACACCGATGCTCATTTCGATGAGAACTCTGAAGAATTGGAggctgaggaggaggaagaagaggaagaggaggatgccGCTAACCAGGAacaggaggaagaggaggttgacggtgaagatgaggaggagaatgtgaaagaagatgagaaggaggagagtagtgtgaagaaaaagaaggtgagtgaggaggatgaggaagaggaggaggatgaggttgaggaggaggatgatgaggaggaagaggaaggggaagaagaggatgaagagacAAAGACTGAAGACGTTGAAAGTGTGATAACAAAGAGAACGTCAGATGACGAGGAAGCTGATGAGAAGGAAGATGTGAGCAGCAGTCAGATTGAGATTGAGGATGATGAGGACACAAACGAGACTGCCCCAGCCAAACGTCAGCGGCGCACGCATCCGTGCATCGCTTGCACGAGAACTTTCACCAACTCCACCAGTTTCTTGCGTCACATGAAGGCTGAACATGTCGAACTGATCTGCGCCTGCGGCAAGATGAGCGAAAACATCCAATCACACAACAACCACCTGAAGAAATGTATCACAGGCAAAAAGAAGGAGAGCGATAAGGTGGAAGAGAAGCGGCCACCCAACAAGAAAAGCTTGgagaaaaagtttttgaattcGGATAGTAAAGGAATGACGAATACGCCTGTCACACCTACAGAGGTCAATAAAGCGGTGGATAAGCCGGTGACCCCTGTAGTGAACACCAGTGCCAAACGTGAAGTGAGGCGTGTCTATAAATCGGATGATGGGTTGTGTTCGTGTGAGCTGTGCAAGAAACAGTTTGAAGCCAAACGCCACCTCTGGCAACATTTGAGAAGGTTCCATCTCAAGGAAGCGTCATCATCTTGTGGTGTCTGTTTGAAAGTATGTAAAGATTACGATGCGTTAGACACTCACCTCGCCCTAGAGCATAAGACTAATTTCGAGGGTGAAGGGAAAAACTTCACTTGTCGTGTGTGTGGCAGGTATCACAATTCCAGACTGAAGCTGGAGCAGCATTCTGTCATTCATCCCGGGCACGAGATGAGGACTCACGCGTCGCTACACTCCTGTTCCCTTTGTCCCATCCAATTCAATTCGGCCATTTCTCTGGCTGTTCACCAGTCCAACGATCACAAGGGCAAATCTGTTAGAGGTGGTGCAGTGAAGATGGACGTAGATGGGCCCGAGAATGATGAAGACAGTAGGAGTAGTACTTCGAGTAGCAGTAGCGCGAACAGTAGTTGTTCTACTAGTAGCGGATCTAGTTCTAGTAGCAGCGGAAGTAGCAGTAGCAGTTCTTCAAGTAGCAGTTCGACGTCGAGTGGTAGTAACAGTTCCAGTAGCAGTAACAGTTCCGAGGAGAAGGGTTCCAAATCGTCGAAAGATTCGAAAGTGAGTAAGTTGTCTCCGTTATTGAAGCAGGCGCAACGAAGGCCTGAAAAGAGTGCGTGGTCTAGTATTCATAAGGAGGCAGTCAGCCGATCCAGTGAACGCAACCGTAACAACCCCAAACCGGACCTCAATAAATCCCTCATCGATAATTGTGTTCAAAGTGAGGACGATAATGATGTGATCGTGTTGAGTGACGAGAATAACGCGAACAGCGCTGGTGCTTTCAACAATAGCGAAGCTACGTTTGTTGAGGACAATGTGAATCTTTCTGAGGATAGCTCGGCGTCTTCGAATGAGGATGTGGTTGAGGATGATGAGGACGAAGCCGTCAGTTCTGTCGCTGGTCTTGAGAAAGATATGTCTGCAACCGCTGAAGTgtaattatcaattcaaaacatttttataattctcCAATCTCAGTTCCCACATTGCTTACGGTATGTTTTCGCTTTAATTCAATAGTTGTATTTTTCATTGCATGGCTGTGAGAACTTCTGAATAATGAGAGCCTGACTAGTTTTTCGTAATAATGTAGGAATCGGATTTAATAATCTGTGGTTCCGACTGAAGTATGTaacccattgacggctcaaattatgtATTCAGGCCAGTTGAGACCTTCCCGTAAAAggctccccaccaacaaaaaccCATACGAATCTATTTTTGTCTATGGCTTTTTCCCATTACAATCTTTATCAGAAAGGTAGCCTACTCTTCCATCTATCCaattcttattgaatgaaaaacactaagaaattgtcaaaaaccacagatttattgatacttagatagtttcggttattacaccattgtcaatctctaatgGAGATtgatcaatatgaataattaccacaatatcaacttctcaactacacaaaaagtatcaaattcttcttcatttttcataGTTGATAAaatagctatagtgaggtccacgttataatggcagtattttattaacgtttgtgttgctatccttgtctatcattcgacaaaacacaTACCACTAtcgttttctagctccacaacgttaccaaatccgtttttaacaatgtagaataatataattaatcaaggtAGACTAacagcaacgctgttctcctatctttatctactaccattataacgtggacctcactataacaataCTAAAATGTCATGCTTCTATCTATAATCTCTACAGAATAGGCTTTTATCTATCACGGAACTCATACCTCTTGTATGAGTATAGCCTACGTTATGCAGTTAGATAactactgaatgaaaaagactaagaaattatcatattgtatttcattcaatatgaataattaccacaatattaactacacaaaaagttagaTAACTACAGTATTACTAGAATAAATGTTACGGAGACATTTTATTGGTTCACCCATGACACCATCATTTCACAATCCTCTACTATGGTTTTAACCTTTCGGTAGTCGTGCCCTACTTAATCACACAAgaagtcgcgtgttgtattttttaaaacaaCCAATTTTCCAAGTGATATGTACTCTACTGTCAAAACATactaattaattgtataatcaaTCATCTAGTTGTatcatcttcttggattattttacgcctaagaacatttggatgattcccatttcatagcccattaaggtacatcaagcaaagccatcaattctgtgttattggttcgtttgcagtccccgtatacagtctttccctatcttatgcactgtcgcgactaaatggcacctaaagactgaaccattgctcggttgatactgcaactcagtggagtgatgggggaaagttttggaatgcatctCATTGTGACTCaagtgactcattcactgacaccaccacattcaatagttttgtgcagcaaaaaactgacactgttgtactttttacaacagtgCGACTGCCAGAAGCTTAGATTAATCAGATTCTCGTTACATTTATGCATAGTTTATTGAGCAGGTAAAACAAGAATCTTTCAAAGGTCGGTTTTAAACTATTCCCTAAAATTTTAGCAGACCGTAAATTATGTCTCTGTTATTTTAACCGTCAACTATGTCTGTGCTATTTTAACCGTCAAACATGTCTATGTTATATTTATAAGGTCTATGTTATTTCTTATGATTAGAAGATCATTGAATTGTCCTGTGagaatattgtgataatttcCAACACGGCAACTTTTATCATCgagtattattgaaaattgatattgtttCTTAGGaagttttacaatatttttatcgtATCTTAGTATCCCGCGCTGTCCGGGGCTATTATATCCGATTCCTACAGTATAATATAGTTGAAAAGCGGTACTAACTTGGATCCTCCTTTATATGTAGGTTTACAGTACGAGTTTACATATTTATAGGAAAAATGGCTCTAAGTATCgataaatcattattaattaatgtagAATGGAATGCAtgttgtatatttatttatttaggctCGTATTATGAGTGCAACAGAATTAATGCCTCTGACTCATTCAGACACTTGGCGACCCCTGGTTGCCATTATGTTGAAATCTATTGAAATACGTTCAATTTTCTTCCGAGTAATAGtcagtttataaaaatatatacatattatcatatagaaacaatagcgtaagtagatatcccatggtataggttgtttatgttgcaacttctactgttatctcaagccgattattgtctatgtttactgttttgttggggtgagagtgtatgaacggcacagaatgagagactacgagcgtcacacagcttcacaggaaaaaaactacgtggactatcagcttgagataacagtaaaagttgcgacataaatgccctataccatgggatatctacttacgctattgtttctctatgatattatcaaCCAAAAGCAtactgttgaatgaaaaatgctttataaaatttattaaaccCAATTGATTGTTGTTGGGATAttctttaaataaaaatactatagTTGCAGCTATTGCTTCTCAGCATTCTCCTAGATCTGTATTTTTCAATAGATAGGTTTATTGATGAGTgtaatcatagccacctctaatacaaggccgcggcctacgatattgcaacgtcgcagtgtaggcctagaatctaatacatgattggtgaaaaagattttaaaaaataccagctgatctttttcaccaatcatgtattaaggTGGCGGTTTGCGCCGCGACAGAGACAGGAGACCGAGACAGGAGACTGAGACCAGCGACCGCGACAAGTGTCTCGGTCTCTTCGGCATGTACTGTAGGTCGAGACTGAGACCGAAGATCGCGACATCGCGACAAGTGTCATCAAGCAAACGCTCAGTTCAAGAGAGTCTGTCGATGAAGTCAGTGGTGTTTTGTGTCGTGATGGAAAATCTAGTAATGAAGCTACTATTggaggaaggagaagacgaTGATTTgctcttatattattattacaaatacaaaactcgatattagagtaaaattaaCCAATTACTTCACGTCACAGCAAGGAGCAGTAGACTGGCAAGAACATCATGTCACACGGCTTGTTTGAACTGATTCCACACCACCTTTTCATTCCTGTTATATGTTTCCttccaaatatcaatttttgcaaaataaataaaataagaatgacTCACCTGTTTTATTTATACTTTCAGCTATGCTTTTCCAAATATTGTCCTTCAAATGTTCGTCTCTGTAGGAGTCTAGTTGTGCATTGTATAGCGGAGGGTGCTGCCTGATTAGTTCAATCAGATTCTCACAGTCTTCGTCAGAAAAACTCATTTTTAAACACTAAACACATGTGTTTTTACGAGCGCGACGGAGACACTACTGGTCCGGAGCAGCGACCGTCTCGCTGTCTCCTGTCTCGCGTTTCGGTCTCCTGTCTCTGTCTCGCTCGCGAACTGTCGCGTATACATTGACTAATGTCAAGTGACGGTCGCGGTCGCTGGTCTCAGTCTCCTGTCTCGGTCTCCTGTCTCTGTCGCGGCGCGAACCGCCACCTTTAGATTGTAGGCCTCTGCGACGTTGAAATATCGTTGGCCgtggccttgtattagaggtggctatggtgtAATGCCTTGGTCGAGTCGAATACTACTTTGTCACCTACTATAACAGCTAgctgattgaaatttttgttcGATACAAATTGTTCAATGGAGAtctaaaattatatatttattattgaatagccTGATTTAATCTGGTACATTCCAAGATggatttctataataattagcGAAAGATCACAGAAATCTTGAActattaaattaatgaatttaactACAGTAGTATTTATTGTTAGATtactcattcatttatacaatcaCTAATCATCAAACATTTgtgtacttatttattcatagacaatagatacattCAGGTATCAGACAGAAAAGGCATTCGCCTAAAACTGCTTTCAACcttaattcaaaataaacagTGTAGAGGTTATGTAGAGTTCATGATTTGTcctttataaaaatacttgagtttgatttttcattaaaaaatgaataaaacaaatataatatttcaacatTCACTCAATCTGGATTGCTCTGTACAATCATATTTCCCAATGGTACAATGTTTGCCTTGAAATTTCTTTGAATTTTGCTTTATTACTTCACTATTTGTATTCTTGATATTTTATCTAaaatgaatatgttttaatattattaacaataatgaaaataaatgacACATTACATCTGTTCAAATAATGCTAATGAAGTTGTTATTCATTaaagttttttcaataattattatttaacgaaaatcctaaataaatgctgcaaattaTTTGCAGcattcaatcaattatatatattaattagcatttggataaatgcattctctatttaattccatctgttaaagttttttcagttattttatGATACTTTGACATCtcaatatttatgaatatataatatagttattGTTGAAGAACAGTCcaaattaatttatcattaataatattagaagatgattattacttgtatttttgttctataaatatcatcaatttgaaatttccttATGATCAGAGTAATTCATTCCTGGTATCTTTCAATTCTGATTTATCCGGTACCTGTATTTTTCTATGCAAAATAAGAACAGATTTTTTATTACTTGATTTTGCTTTCCTTGCATGCAAAATATTTTCTTTGACAAATTTTATCTCCTACTAAAAATATTAATCGGGAATAactggaaaattatttttccattataTGGCTTGAATGATTATATACGCTTATTTCTTTTAATAACTGagtattcaattatttagtaCATTAGATATAGTATCTCTTCGGTAATAAAAACCATTCAGTCAGACATGATCAGCAGTATTTTAATTCACCAAttagatttttttaataaatattttgaaacattgaaaaaatatcataccCTTATATCTTATGATTTCAATGTTCCTAGATTTTATATGATTCATTCGTTGTAgttgtaaatattatttgttttaacTTCCAATTTATGTAGTTCTCCAATTTTTattagaattgatttttttcacttGTATTTCTTTCACACTCGTTTAGTAATTTAATTTGCGTACATCACAATAGTTTAGTATTTAATTTGCGTGTTATATTTTCTAGTTCTAGTTCTAAATGTACATTTAATTTAACACTTGATAGAATCAATTGAAAGTCAATGAGCTAAGTTTTAATGGATCATAGccccggttgcataaaagcctcttaaattttaatcatgattaaatgccttTAGAACAAATCgcagaagccttcttttcgaaaaaCCTTGATTGATTCttgtggaatttaatcatgattaaatttcaacaggcttttgtacaactgggcCTAAGTGTGACAGTTCTATATTTAACTGATATGATCCCTAGTGAAGCTAGGTAATATTAGTGTGGGTATCTTAAATTGTGTGTTATTCAAGTATGCTAGATTTAATTTTGGTCATTGTATAGATGGAATTATTGTTTCCGtgtttattacaataatttaataatttattgtttgatttttaaAAAGCTGCTGTAGTATTTTTAAGCAAAAAAGGTCTTATAAAAATCGCATTATCAAATTTactcttttaaaatatttcaaatgtgttattttaaagttgaataataattgttattattataagcAGGTCTTAATCTTACTTCACCTTTCAACATCATTTCggtttctttaaaaaataaattaaactcaattattattatgtctTCTTTTAGGTTTAAAAGTGTTTAATGATTTGAATCTCTTTcagttatttgaaagaaatattgtaaattgtgCCATATGTATTATAGTAATATTTGCTTACACTTAACCAAcggaattatattaatttcttgTACTGTACCTGTAAATAATCGATAAATCTTGATGTAGTTCAATGCAGTTTTCActatagttttaaaaaataattatttgtataatcaTCATTCCTGTAATGATGTTCTcgttctaaaaatattcaattgacCACTTTTTTCGACTTATCACAGTAAATGCATATTGAAAAGAGTAattaattgtattgtattaacaaatttaaaataaaagtgCGAAAAAGTAATAATTAACTATGTAAAATTGATGTGCATTTTGTGTAACAGATACAAGTAACCTTTGTATGTAATGCAGTGCGTCATCTAAGTATTAGGTACTATAATTATAAGTTCGattgaaacattttcatttttaccgaattaatatttatgaataaaccaaATACAATGAAAGACAAACGTTTTATACATTCATTAATAAACCTTGGTTACCATACagtagtttattaattatttgtgtTAGCATATTGTTGTACAAAACAATTTTTGATTACCTTCTTCTGGTGAAGTTTAATTTTGCTGAAATATAAGGTATTCTCCATTAGTATATTACAGTACAGTACTCCGAACACTTCAGTAACAATAGAAATAGTGTTTTTATCAAGAAGTGTATTGGATTTCTTCTCTCTAAAGAAATCAgcatggaaaaaatattaatttccaactagtaaaaataattttattatttttttaatcaattaaagtTTAGTCAGTTCtatgaaataaacaaattaaagctttgcataaaattgaatttaacacTGTATTATTATACCATAGGGaaataatagcataagtagatatcccatggtatatggcgtttatgtcacaacttttactgttatctcaagccgatagttcccgttattctttcccatgcagctgtgtgacgctggtagtctctcaaattgtgctgttcatacactctcaccccaaccaCAAAGTGGAAGATACTTACTTCGAAAGTACGAAGAAGACGCGCATCCTACCTGGCTGAAGTTTGGTCATAAATCATTTTCGTGAGAGTAAGCAGAGAGCGCGCGTCATTTCAGTGCGCGCTCTCTTCGTACCTCACTGATTCACCCTTCTGACAGCTTGACAGAACTTTTGCATGCACGCCGTCTTCGTTCTCTctgataatatatataaatatacgtGCTAATACTTATTCTAGTTTTCTTCAATAAACCCCTTCATCAGAAATCGACGTGTTGAGGACCGAAtggtgaatattgaaaaatattaatattgtagatttctgttagGGTTCTCCAGTTGTGTGATTTGATTTAAACAGAATTTATTGATATGAATTCCAGTGTACTTCGATTTATGTTaactgttaattatatttctgtgtttaaTTTCAAGTGTTATTTTTAGATTGGAGTACGATTCTGCTAAATAACTTCTAAGCTGCTTGAAAGctgcaataatttcaacaacatAGAAGTAATTTAGACttctatattgttgaaattattgcaaCTTTCAAGCATTTCCACAGTAGCCTATTGTTTTCAAGTTATTGTTGTGCAATACTGCAATGCACAATGTGCATGTGCATTCGAAAAAACTGAATGGAATTTGACCACCAAATTTGTACAAGTGCAGTTTTTTTGGGAATAGTAAATTTGTTTCTATATCCTgaaagagtgagtcaattttattatccaacaaacttgacctgtaaaaaggtttgaagaatttGTGTtcgaaatttgaagctgattgatcaattctatctAAAGTTCTTGTTGAACAATGAAAGCGGCAGAAAACgtcttcagtaagtcaaaagtgagaacttcgctaacgctcgttctaATGAGGAGAGTTAATTTCAAGCTAGGCTATAATATATACTCAGCCTGAATTTTGAACCCTTGTCAAACTCGAATAGTAGAGGTACGAAGAGAGCGCGCGTCATTTCAGTGCGCGCTCTCTTCGTACCTCACTGATTTACCCTTCTGACATATTGACAGAACTTTTGCATGCGCGCCATCTTCGTTCTTCCACTTACTTCTTCTCttacttctctttcttctctgtgccccaacaaaacagtgaaaattgacaataatcgacagtaatgggcttgagataacagtaaaagttgcgacataaacacctataccatgggatatctacttatgctattatgTTTCTCCATGAttatacattatatttttattattattttgtatttttatattaggTAGACTActtgaaacttttaaaaatatatttgaaatgaaGTACCGTATTCACTAGATACTTGAAAATTGAGTACAATATTCTACTTTAATCTTGCTATTTACATTTTTACTGGTCCCTTAATGTTAATTCATGAGAATAAAATGATCACTTGAATAACAGTTATTCAAGTGTCCTTGAATATTATAGTGTTTGAGAATAGATTTAATTTACGGATTAAAAGTACATCATGTGAAGAAACTTTTTTCCACTCATCATGAACTAGTCTATACTAAGCTATGAATGAAGTTCACCGCGAGTCGTGATGGGACTGGACTGAGGGCCGTATTTATAACCGATTCTGAAGAACGTTCTTAGTGAAGCACGCTATGAAAACTAATCTGAAtcgaataacaaaatattaaattcttCTGATTGGTCTCTGTTATTGATTGATGGCTACCAATAACAGAAACGATGAATTTAGCTGctcaaaagccagttaaatatTAACCGTGATTgactttacgagaaccaatcagagaaggctttttttgaaaagacagcttctctgattggttttcgtagaattaatcactgTTGAATTTAACCGGCAATAAGTCTCGTATCAAtaacatgatactgtatcaaggtGAACAGAGCTGTagtgtttgataattattagtcTATTATCCTTTGATTGATTTTTGACTTTTAAATACATTGATGTGCAGtgtcaacaatataaaatatcaattttttgtatatttttataatatcaatgttcaaaaataatcaatatttcgATTTCAAGCATAATAATCGTTTAAGAGAAAACATATCGAAAAAACTAAGCGATCAAAAATTATCGGTGAGCTaccatcgatgtttaaaaaatCGGATGGAGATTGAAATACATCAATATTATCGATAATAGTAAAACATCGATACTACACCACACAGCTGAGAGCTGACAGAGTCAGAACAGAAGcagaaaacagaaaataaaagCGAAAATGATGCTGCCAGCTGagtaatcataattattgtgatcATATTCCTTCGTGGTTCGTGTGATTTCAATGCAAAAGTTGGATGTTGTATTATTTTGGAACGCGTCTCTGTGCTTTCTGTTTCTATTGcgatttaatattattaatatttgtaagtgaaatataataaatgaacgGATGAATAAGGAAGATGGTTTGTTTGGAGGGGACGCTCTGTGTACTACGATTCAATTGAAAGGAAATTATTGGACAATGAGTCATCAACAGATGTCATTCGCTTTTTCTGTGTagtaaatttcatttaaaaaagctaGTTTAAAGTTATAGAAAATGACGTGCTTTATGTAAGTGTGTAGATGTTGAAAATGAGTAATTTGTGTGTTGATTTCCTAGAATTTACGTAAGAGGTCTTATAACCTTACTTTTGAAATGTGTACTTTGTTTCCCGCACTACACTCAACTTATAATTTTCTACCATAGGTAAGttggaaataaaatatcattatttttttataatcttcaaaaatgataattaagatagatacatcacaatattcaatttttttgaattaatcAACTTTTACTGTAGGCTATTGCTACTTTTGATAAAAAAGTGTGGTTATGGCTTCTTGTTAATTGAACGGTACTTCAATTTTTGCTTAATTAACAAGACATGTTTCTTAGTCCATGAGCACACCAAGTGTACAAGCGAGTTCTTAAAAATAAGTCAGGTTCTATTGTTTTAATTACACTAGAAGACTAGAGACAGTAAGACACAATGATTTGGTGTCCGTTTGTTATTTCACTCTAGTCTCCAGCAAAGATACAACTGGTATACCTGCCTGGTTTGCATTCATACACCACTGGTCTCCTAATGTTGGGTAATAGAGACCttataattttacaaagttGTTCAATCAGGATTAGACTAATACCTTTAGGCTCGAATTACATTCAGCAACTAGTGGGTCACAAAGTGTCCGAGCTAGTCATGGACATTGTTTATTATATTGCGCTTACTTTTATTTTACTAATTTGTTtaatcaaaatttataaaaatacctGTAGGCTCGTATGACATTCAGCCACTAGTGGG
This window contains:
- the LOC111050757 gene encoding zinc finger protein 91, whose translation is MAEIKIEEDKFDELCRLCASYDAVQMDIFGEKGRERKIIDKIHTCLPFQVKERDLLPKSICYRCMYNLENFFDFRKGCVDAVTRLEKFVQTSKRNKQFVNGECMTSTATDEDEEPNPADFLEACLAGESVGNGVQTDAREDVMPSTIVVDFDCLPQRVATPPDDFTCQTCGRTFNSRGALTQHSKYHTGESDQTQVYTCHVCEKAFSSKGHLASHSKVHIGDLADRPTPIDVPSTIGALRPFKCDLCEKSYSMAKHLWGHVSVSHKGDPKVTCQFCSRTFSTITNLEDHKKYKHSIEVDVKVEPRDDEDSLKVEENNSSHSAVEDHPGSRRKSSKPRKIKREVLDHTELDIKDEPLDLATSSTAAVTEEESNSRSETTDKSLVCPMSCEGVFPSRAFLNQHLIEKHEINPEDISTSPPPHEDIKLAENMLEAETVFCCEICVRDFNDRASLWLHMLYSHREEAATACGICLRVCSDNVSLMEHVYSCHPKDSLTADQKRYSCQICGRQLDSKKKLLTHVRIHNLYDDTGQILDPESVIVLNNKNRQPPPSNNQVKEFEMQQEVFTEEGQLIMSCEICYKVFPNEEKLVKHKQNAHRNSQGPNSINSSTTYFLYFSCELCGLAHSTRTERWRHMFSCHADEPTLLCDQVQCGKVFPTRALRTEHVTTHHGLQGDTPNTCEICGKLWATRVNYWKHMMSVHADCLPFICGVCLKIFCSVPDLSAHVRERHWPLTGSDYCCDICGRPYPNKSKMFRHRKLHALPESEGGLPAGHELEEIPPPNESRPVLEVFEQLTCSLCPDQEFQCLEDLSKHRKTAHNLVPCDLCPKFYGRSSHLWKHVNKIHKNHPDITCSVCFRTSASRNHLANHIAKHHRHEVLCQNYVDICELSNEEAVHNCVKCNKVFRKHLLLKKHMRHCTGPPNQPASGPSPCERCTKVFDSPIQLRKHLRNSHLHFRCELCEDVAHDSRIELMDHIKAAHAGDPSLTCDYKGCGMMLRCTADMAKHRREHRQGRPPPTCSFCGELTPNKMKLRNHLKTQHPQLTKHLCSICLVTMKDFDELRKHVRSKHKSMLGKTNICPICVRTYSNKSKVLVHIRSHGEGFFPCEICVKVFTDPEKHKRHTDAHFDENSEELEAEEEEEEEEEDAANQEQEEEEVDGEDEEENVKEDEKEESSVKKKKVSEEDEEEEEDEVEEEDDEEEEEGEEEDEETKTEDVESVITKRTSDDEEADEKEDVSSSQIEIEDDEDTNETAPAKRQRRTHPCIACTRTFTNSTSFLRHMKAEHVELICACGKMSENIQSHNNHLKKCITGKKKESDKVEEKRPPNKKSLEKKFLNSDSKGMTNTPVTPTEVNKAVDKPVTPVVNTSAKREVRRVYKSDDGLCSCELCKKQFEAKRHLWQHLRRFHLKEASSSCGVCLKVCKDYDALDTHLALEHKTNFEGEGKNFTCRVCGRYHNSRLKLEQHSVIHPGHEMRTHASLHSCSLCPIQFNSAISLAVHQSNDHKGKSVRGGAVKMDVDGPENDEDSRSSTSSSSSANSSCSTSSGSSSSSSGSSSSSSSSSSSTSSGSNSSSSSNSSEEKGSKSSKDSKVSKLSPLLKQAQRRPEKSAWSSIHKEAVSRSSERNRNNPKPDLNKSLIDNCVQSEDDNDVIVLSDENNANSAGAFNNSEATFVEDNVNLSEDSSASSNEDVVEDDEDEAVSSVAGLEKDMSATAEV